The Sinomonas sp. P10A9 genome includes a window with the following:
- a CDS encoding chorismate mutase, with product MTEQRHDTEAETTEHPSSASYDPTASSLTGHVDPAVMAELLSIRSSIDNFDATLVYLLAERFKVTQRVGFLKAKHQLPPADPDREAAQIARLRRLAEEAQLDPAFAEKFLNFIISEVIRHHQAIAEDHGQGVNEGQPLEPSERQPDPRA from the coding sequence ATGACCGAGCAGCGCCACGACACCGAAGCCGAGACGACCGAGCATCCTTCCTCCGCGTCCTACGATCCGACCGCGAGCTCGCTCACGGGCCACGTGGACCCTGCCGTGATGGCGGAGCTGCTCTCGATCCGCTCGAGCATCGACAACTTCGATGCGACGCTCGTGTACCTCTTGGCGGAACGTTTCAAGGTGACCCAGCGCGTGGGCTTCCTGAAGGCGAAGCACCAGCTCCCGCCTGCAGATCCGGATCGCGAGGCCGCCCAGATCGCCCGCCTGCGCCGTCTGGCCGAAGAGGCCCAGCTGGACCCGGCCTTCGCGGAGAAGTTCCTCAACTTCATCATCAGCGAGGTTATCCGCCACCATCAGGCGATCGCCGAGGACCACGGCCAGGGCGTGAACGAGGGCCAGCCCCTGGAGCCGAGCGAGCGCCAGCCGGATCCGCGCGCGTGA